A part of Vibrio sp. B1FLJ16 genomic DNA contains:
- a CDS encoding NAD-dependent epimerase/dehydratase family protein, whose amino-acid sequence MKVLILGGTGAMGKHLSSLLVGRGFNVTVTSRRHHNTNSSNLRFVTGNAKESRFLAQLLQERWDTIVDFMLYSTAEFEERCDSLLASTKQYVYISSSRVYADKDNIITEQSPRLLDVVQDNEYLLSDEYALSKARQENVLFGSSFSNWTIIRPYITYSEQRLQLGALEKESWLYRAIHGRPIALSSDVNDKLTTLTYGLDVAKGIAAIINQPKALGEAFHITSPYSIKWSKVFEIYIGVLSEYLGTEPKVYFQQLNEFSKHHVNIRQLEYDRLYNREFDNSKINEFLSCNEFLTPEKGLDKCLRDFIQEPTFKSINWKAEAVRDKQVGSFANLGEMPSVRTKVGYIYRRIIKLL is encoded by the coding sequence GTGAAAGTTCTGATCTTGGGGGGAACTGGTGCGATGGGCAAGCACCTGTCTTCATTATTGGTTGGTAGAGGTTTTAATGTGACAGTAACATCCCGCCGACACCATAACACCAATAGTAGCAACCTTAGGTTTGTTACAGGTAATGCTAAGGAGTCGAGATTTCTTGCTCAACTACTGCAGGAGAGGTGGGATACAATTGTCGACTTTATGCTCTACTCAACCGCAGAGTTCGAAGAGAGATGTGATAGTTTACTAGCGTCTACTAAGCAATATGTTTATATCAGTTCTTCAAGAGTTTATGCTGATAAAGATAATATAATTACAGAACAATCTCCTAGACTTTTAGATGTAGTACAAGATAATGAGTACCTTTTGTCTGATGAGTACGCACTGTCCAAAGCACGTCAAGAGAATGTGCTTTTTGGTTCTTCGTTTTCAAATTGGACTATCATAAGGCCTTACATCACTTACAGCGAACAGAGGCTACAACTAGGGGCGTTAGAGAAGGAGTCTTGGTTATATAGAGCTATTCATGGAAGGCCAATCGCTCTATCATCTGACGTTAATGACAAATTAACTACTTTGACTTACGGCCTTGATGTCGCGAAAGGTATTGCCGCAATTATTAACCAACCAAAAGCCTTAGGAGAAGCGTTCCATATTACCTCACCTTACAGCATTAAATGGAGCAAGGTATTTGAGATATACATTGGTGTGCTTAGTGAATATTTAGGAACAGAGCCTAAGGTATACTTTCAACAACTTAATGAGTTTAGCAAGCATCATGTGAATATAAGGCAGTTGGAGTATGACCGACTATATAATAGGGAATTTGATAATAGCAAAATTAATGAATTTTTGAGTTGTAATGAGTTTTTAACTCCCGAAAAAGGCTTGGATAAATGTTTGCGTGATTTTATTCAAGAACCAACATTTAAATCTATAAATTGGAAGGCTGAGGCCGTTAGAGATAAGCAGGTTGGATCGTTTGCGAATCTTGGCGAAATGCCTAGCGTTCGCACAAAAGTTGGTTACATTTATCGAAGAATTATTAAATTACTTTGA
- a CDS encoding polysaccharide pyruvyl transferase family protein produces MKRKMRSALGKIKRKAIWSLKVGEIKKRFSDTHTEGRIIYAITPPPKLSNLGDQAQVVAIYDWIEKNFPNKQVIELNKDEVLNCYQYVKPLINDDDVIVLHSGGNMGDRGMWSERSRRCMIKNFPKNKIVSLPQTINFHDTESGQRELSISKGIYNAHKDLTIIARDHQSFALANKYFDKCKTDEAPDFVLSYNTDHLNLGRKTNGKVLFCLREDSESALNDTETQSLLSSIQRPYDVFDTTISQHIRNEDRKSKLDETLNMFSEYDAIVTDRFHGLIFSVLCKKPTVVLPTVDHKLTSAFDWFDSVNFVKFADSIEDVPVAFENVLTSSDFSTVDWHKAYFDKVAEYID; encoded by the coding sequence GTGAAACGTAAAATGAGAAGTGCTTTAGGAAAGATTAAGCGAAAAGCAATTTGGTCGCTTAAAGTGGGAGAAATTAAAAAACGCTTTAGCGATACTCATACAGAAGGCCGAATCATTTACGCAATTACACCTCCACCAAAGCTGAGCAACCTTGGAGATCAGGCTCAAGTCGTAGCTATTTATGATTGGATTGAAAAGAACTTTCCAAACAAGCAAGTTATCGAGCTAAATAAAGATGAAGTTCTAAACTGTTACCAGTATGTTAAGCCACTAATTAACGATGACGATGTAATTGTTCTTCATAGTGGTGGTAATATGGGAGATCGTGGTATGTGGTCTGAGCGCTCTCGTCGTTGCATGATAAAAAACTTTCCAAAAAATAAAATTGTTAGCCTCCCGCAAACCATTAATTTCCACGATACAGAATCTGGTCAGCGTGAACTCTCCATATCTAAAGGTATCTATAACGCTCACAAGGATCTCACGATTATTGCACGAGATCATCAAAGCTTTGCACTTGCCAATAAGTACTTCGATAAGTGTAAGACAGACGAAGCTCCTGACTTTGTACTTTCTTACAATACCGACCATCTAAATCTAGGCCGTAAGACGAATGGCAAGGTACTCTTCTGTTTGAGAGAGGACAGTGAATCTGCACTTAATGATACAGAGACACAAAGTCTATTAAGCTCTATACAACGTCCTTATGATGTGTTCGATACAACAATTAGCCAACACATTCGAAACGAAGATCGTAAGAGTAAACTTGATGAAACGCTTAATATGTTTTCAGAATATGATGCTATAGTTACTGATCGTTTTCATGGTTTGATTTTCTCAGTGCTTTGTAAGAAGCCGACGGTAGTTTTACCTACTGTAGATCATAAACTTACATCAGCATTTGACTGGTTCGATTCTGTTAATTTCGTAAAATTTGCAGATAGCATTGAAGATGTACCTGTTGCATTTGAAAATGTTTTAACTAGTTCAGACTTCTCTACAGTAGACTGGCATAAAGCTTATTTTGATAAAGTGGCTGAATATATAGACTAA
- a CDS encoding glycosyltransferase: MRLGVYSSGYPKLSQTFVDKQINALVDNCCDVTILTDKKSDFPSIVKADLEVIDFSPSFNNKLIRVVFYFLSFLLIAMKGKGKVALSISKDDKLAFSQKLSILFALSKGIKLSYDVILVHFGNFGYYISKLKSCGVVEGKVAVIFHGYEISRDKVLTENLDAYRACFDSCDMLLPVSKLWKEKLIKMGCPSHKVYVSRMGIDLDDFVYQTTSSQSEVFKLIQVGRLTKKKGVLDTINAIALLPKDFNIHLDIIGSGELEGEAQELVRTLGLSSIVKFHGSLPNKSVRQLLSQSNAYILPSKVADDGDMEGVPVALMEAMAVGIPVISTYHSGIPELIDDGVSGFLVNEGDVEALSKAIYTVSSYNYSEINKTTACAREKIETQFNNDMEAKALIRLFS, from the coding sequence ATGAGGTTAGGGGTTTATTCAAGTGGTTATCCAAAACTATCTCAAACATTCGTAGATAAGCAAATTAATGCTCTTGTCGATAACTGTTGTGATGTGACGATTTTAACAGATAAAAAATCTGATTTTCCTTCTATAGTTAAAGCAGATCTCGAGGTTATTGATTTTAGCCCAAGTTTTAACAATAAATTAATAAGGGTTGTTTTTTACTTTTTATCTTTTCTTTTAATAGCAATGAAAGGTAAGGGTAAAGTAGCTCTCTCTATTTCAAAAGATGATAAATTAGCTTTTTCTCAAAAACTATCTATTCTCTTTGCTTTATCTAAAGGGATTAAACTAAGTTACGATGTCATTTTGGTTCATTTTGGTAATTTTGGCTACTATATTTCCAAACTAAAAAGTTGTGGTGTTGTAGAGGGGAAAGTAGCAGTCATTTTCCATGGTTATGAAATATCAAGAGATAAAGTTCTAACAGAGAATTTAGATGCTTACCGAGCTTGTTTTGATTCGTGCGATATGCTCCTGCCTGTTTCAAAGCTTTGGAAAGAAAAGTTGATCAAAATGGGGTGTCCGAGTCATAAAGTGTATGTTTCTCGTATGGGGATCGATTTAGATGATTTCGTCTATCAAACTACAAGTTCACAAAGCGAAGTATTTAAGCTTATTCAGGTTGGTAGATTGACGAAGAAAAAAGGGGTGCTCGATACTATTAATGCTATCGCATTATTGCCTAAAGATTTTAATATTCATTTAGATATCATCGGATCTGGTGAGCTAGAAGGTGAAGCCCAAGAGTTAGTTAGAACACTGGGTTTATCTAGTATAGTAAAATTTCATGGCTCCTTGCCAAACAAGTCGGTAAGGCAACTACTGTCTCAATCGAATGCATATATATTGCCAAGTAAAGTTGCTGATGATGGCGATATGGAGGGAGTTCCTGTAGCGTTGATGGAAGCTATGGCCGTTGGTATTCCTGTTATTTCCACTTACCATTCGGGTATTCCGGAGCTTATTGATGACGGAGTGAGTGGATTCCTTGTTAACGAGGGAGATGTAGAGGCGTTATCTAAGGCAATTTACACTGTCAGCAGTTACAATTATTCCGAAATTAATAAAACTACTGCATGCGCTAGAGAAAAAATTGAAACCCAATTCAATAACGACATGGAAGCAAAAGCATTAATAAGGTTGTTTTCCTGA
- a CDS encoding glycosyltransferase family A protein: MSKILEFSIVIPYYNDELDSVLSAIDKAYLNSNNSEFIKLNVICVNNGGLMFSPSKSYSFELKLIDENEHLCSPYSARNRGVELINSGWYIFLDSTCIPALDWFDELKNFQEDRIYAANVQFYSKCKTSAGDIYDSIINIDNQKTVKQSGVAKTACLAVSSKSIETVGLFEEKIRSGGDVLWTSKSTSLGFQLVFLPNWIVSKESRNTQGLIKKQFRVSSGWYKIWKRDGTVIPNFVKRVLLFFIPPNPFQLFNTARRRKVDLSIFDKLSITLLGWFLRLVSAVGIVYGMLKK, translated from the coding sequence ATGTCTAAAATATTAGAGTTTTCGATTGTAATTCCATATTATAATGATGAACTAGATAGCGTGCTAAGCGCTATAGATAAAGCATATTTGAATAGTAATAATTCAGAATTCATCAAGCTCAACGTTATATGTGTAAATAATGGTGGGCTTATGTTTTCTCCATCTAAAAGCTATTCGTTTGAATTAAAGTTAATCGATGAAAATGAACATTTATGTAGCCCTTACTCTGCTCGAAATCGTGGCGTGGAGTTAATTAATTCAGGTTGGTATATCTTTCTTGATTCAACTTGTATCCCGGCTCTAGATTGGTTCGATGAATTAAAAAACTTCCAAGAGGATAGAATCTATGCTGCTAATGTTCAATTTTACAGCAAGTGCAAGACTAGTGCTGGAGACATTTATGACTCTATCATTAATATCGATAACCAAAAAACTGTCAAACAGTCCGGTGTTGCAAAAACAGCTTGTCTAGCTGTGAGTTCAAAATCGATTGAGACAGTTGGTTTATTCGAAGAAAAAATCCGAAGCGGTGGGGATGTTTTATGGACATCGAAATCTACATCGCTAGGTTTTCAACTTGTGTTCTTGCCTAACTGGATAGTTAGTAAAGAGTCACGAAACACACAGGGATTGATTAAGAAGCAATTCCGTGTATCTTCTGGGTGGTACAAAATTTGGAAAAGAGATGGAACTGTTATACCAAACTTTGTGAAACGCGTTCTATTGTTTTTTATTCCACCGAACCCCTTTCAGCTTTTTAATACAGCAAGGAGAAGAAAGGTGGATTTGTCAATCTTCGACAAATTATCGATTACTCTATTGGGTTGGTTTTTAAGACTAGTTAGTGCAGTTGGAATTGTTTATGGAATGCTTAAGAAGTAG
- a CDS encoding glycosyltransferase: protein MLSIIIPAYNANDNLKKLLPLISDKNLYEVIIVDDHGLELAEEAVQQGLQSNVVVKRLESNLGAGAARNIGLELATRDYVAFFDADDMVNEPVLSAFLNSLPESKVYNDIYFFSPQSHKPDGSLGSRSNRYSHLVSSYIGNGDQAIRYKFHVPWSKIYRRDFVIEHSLSFDEVSASNDVMFSLKAGIKAKAIFVSKQSYYSVQEHNSGLTVNDSVSRLLDRLDVLIRYNQELSNAEQNKYRISIFPLLFRLFKQDARSFLSYLAAFEFSISRDLIPSSMAVKKALNIR, encoded by the coding sequence ATGTTATCTATAATTATTCCAGCTTACAACGCAAATGATAATTTGAAAAAGCTTTTACCATTGATAAGCGATAAGAATCTTTACGAAGTTATCATTGTTGATGATCATGGGCTGGAATTGGCAGAAGAAGCAGTCCAGCAAGGCTTACAAAGTAATGTAGTCGTGAAACGCTTGGAATCTAACCTAGGAGCAGGTGCTGCCAGAAATATCGGCTTGGAGCTTGCTACTAGGGATTATGTCGCCTTTTTCGATGCTGATGATATGGTAAATGAACCTGTTTTATCTGCTTTCTTAAACTCTTTGCCTGAATCGAAAGTTTACAATGACATTTACTTCTTTTCTCCTCAAAGTCATAAGCCAGATGGTAGCCTAGGCTCAAGAAGCAATCGATATTCTCATTTAGTGTCGTCGTATATTGGTAATGGGGACCAGGCCATTAGATATAAGTTTCATGTCCCTTGGTCGAAGATTTATAGACGAGATTTTGTCATCGAGCATAGCTTGTCATTTGATGAAGTCTCAGCATCTAATGACGTAATGTTTTCTTTAAAAGCAGGTATAAAGGCGAAAGCGATATTTGTTAGTAAACAATCTTATTATTCTGTTCAGGAGCACAACTCTGGCTTAACGGTAAATGATAGCGTCTCGAGGTTGCTTGACCGACTGGATGTTTTGATACGATACAATCAAGAGTTGTCAAATGCTGAGCAAAATAAGTATAGGATTTCAATCTTTCCTTTGTTATTTAGGTTGTTCAAACAGGACGCTCGGTCATTTTTAAGCTACTTAGCCGCTTTTGAGTTTAGCATTTCTAGGGATTTAATACCGAGCTCTATGGCAGTAAAAAAAGCACTTAATATAAGGTAG
- a CDS encoding glycosyltransferase family 2 protein, with translation MNYVKEKVSIVMPTYNVSEFLEETVNSVINQSYSNWELIVVDDCSNDDTPELIKKLAEVDSRIRYYLSSKNQGAGITRNKALSLATGQYIAFLDSDDLWYADKLSQQLSFMAEHNAPICHTSYEYIDEKGACFSGRVQASHSVDLLSNLKNTEIGTSTAIIDRAIVVEPIAFKPLRARQDLRLWIDLLGNGHKSFGLNRVLVKYRVRGGSVSSNKLKMLVVTFRVYLGISQLSISSRLTSYISYVINAIKKRT, from the coding sequence ATGAATTATGTAAAAGAAAAAGTTTCTATAGTGATGCCTACCTATAATGTGTCAGAATTTCTTGAGGAGACGGTAAATAGTGTTATAAATCAATCGTACTCAAATTGGGAGCTAATCGTTGTCGACGATTGTTCAAATGATGACACTCCAGAATTAATAAAAAAACTGGCGGAGGTTGACTCTAGAATTCGATACTATTTGTCTTCTAAAAATCAAGGTGCGGGTATTACCAGAAACAAGGCTCTGTCACTAGCAACGGGTCAATACATCGCTTTCTTAGATTCGGATGACTTGTGGTACGCAGATAAGTTATCACAACAACTGTCATTTATGGCTGAACATAATGCTCCTATCTGTCATACGTCATACGAATATATAGATGAAAAGGGGGCTTGCTTCTCTGGACGAGTCCAAGCAAGCCATAGTGTAGATCTATTATCAAACTTGAAAAATACAGAGATTGGTACTTCAACAGCTATTATTGATCGAGCAATTGTTGTAGAACCCATCGCTTTTAAACCATTAAGGGCGAGACAAGACTTAAGGCTATGGATTGATCTTCTAGGAAACGGTCACAAGTCTTTTGGCCTTAACCGCGTTTTGGTAAAATATCGGGTTAGAGGTGGTAGCGTTAGTAGTAATAAACTAAAAATGTTAGTGGTCACCTTTAGAGTTTATCTCGGGATATCTCAACTTAGTATAAGCAGTCGTTTAACTAGTTATATCTCTTACGTAATTAATGCTATTAAGAAAAGAACATAG
- a CDS encoding NAD-dependent epimerase/dehydratase family protein, which yields MAVLITGATGFIGRHLVKQVADFIPVVRESETDTFKDSIVVSTIDDKTDWDGVFTNVDSIIHLAGIAHAPDVSSVLYKSVNVDGTLNLAKQAAIAGVRRFVYVSSIGVNGTATDQIPFASMTPEKPHNDYAQSKFDAELGLKQIAEETGLGVVIVRPTLVYGANAPGNFGMLIKIIEKLPMLPFGAADNKRDFIAVQNLCDLLVTCATHPNADGHTFLASDGETVSTKEFTNAIAEGLGKKVIQLPIPTSLIRLAGRLIGKSTMIEQLFGNLEVDSSNAKDVLGWRPSLNMKQAMATLRSSGNNK from the coding sequence ATGGCAGTATTAATAACTGGCGCAACGGGTTTTATTGGGCGGCATTTAGTAAAGCAAGTAGCCGATTTTATTCCGGTGGTAAGAGAGAGTGAGACTGACACTTTTAAAGATAGCATTGTCGTCAGCACTATAGATGATAAAACAGATTGGGACGGCGTATTTACGAATGTTGATTCGATTATCCACCTTGCGGGCATTGCTCACGCTCCAGATGTTTCATCCGTACTTTACAAATCAGTCAATGTTGATGGTACTCTTAATTTGGCTAAGCAAGCTGCTATTGCTGGAGTAAGAAGATTTGTTTACGTGAGCTCAATAGGGGTAAACGGCACGGCAACTGATCAAATTCCATTTGCTAGTATGACTCCTGAAAAGCCACATAACGATTATGCACAGTCTAAATTTGACGCAGAGTTGGGCTTAAAACAAATAGCGGAAGAAACTGGCTTAGGAGTGGTGATTGTCCGCCCGACGCTGGTTTACGGGGCGAATGCACCTGGCAATTTCGGTATGCTAATAAAGATAATCGAGAAGCTACCTATGTTACCTTTTGGGGCCGCTGATAATAAGCGTGATTTTATTGCCGTCCAAAATCTTTGCGATTTGTTAGTGACTTGTGCCACTCATCCCAATGCTGATGGGCATACATTTTTAGCAAGTGACGGAGAGACTGTCTCTACCAAAGAGTTTACCAATGCTATAGCAGAAGGCTTGGGCAAAAAAGTAATACAACTTCCTATCCCCACTAGTTTGATACGCTTAGCTGGAAGATTAATAGGCAAATCAACAATGATAGAACAGTTGTTTGGGAATCTTGAAGTAGACTCATCAAATGCTAAAGATGTACTAGGGTGGAGACCTTCTCTAAATATGAAACAAGCTATGGCAACGTTACGAAGTTCTGGAAATAATAAATGA
- a CDS encoding nucleoside-diphosphate sugar epimerase/dehydratase → MRRLQFLWQLSRTNKRIVSVMADMVLILMAFNMSLLVRLGNADYFFEPKVWLIYSVLAIVTVMVFAKLGLYRAVLRYLTFQALFVVTAGAIVSALLLAVLSFYMSEPFPQTLPIIYGAFLSLLCGGPRVVVRSLVAQSYAKKSKEVLIYGAGSGGRQLAMALRGSSEYRVRAFIDKDPTLANTVILGLPVIALEDVTPLINKHDVSKVLLAIPSASRSRRKLILDELAKLPVEVLTVPDMTDIVTGKAKIDELKDVAIEDLLGRDPVAPQQILLEANIKSKVVMVTGAGGSIGSELCRQIVMQNPSSLVLFELSEFGLYQIDRELNQLKVEHGLTCEIIPLLGSIQRRHRIETAMKSFGVQTVYHAAAYKHVPLVEYNVVEGVRNNVYGTYHTACAAIEASVESFVLISTDKAVRPTNVMGTTKRMAELGLQALAEQENKKTNGTRFCMVRFGNVLGSSGSVIPLFKKQIAAGGPVTVTHPEITRFFMTIPEAAQLVIQAGAMGKGGDVFVLDMGESVKITDLATNLIHLSGLEVKSEDNPHGDIEIQFAGLRPGEKLYEELLIGDNVKETAHERIMTAHEVYLPLPEYETLLDKLDFACHAADHDRIRELLLEAPAGFNPTDGIGDLVWNHNQICQLELVKADDAVNA, encoded by the coding sequence ATGCGACGTCTACAATTTCTTTGGCAATTATCTCGTACCAATAAACGCATTGTCAGCGTAATGGCTGACATGGTGTTGATTCTTATGGCATTTAACATGTCACTGTTGGTGCGCTTGGGAAATGCTGATTACTTTTTTGAACCTAAAGTTTGGCTTATTTATTCTGTCTTGGCGATTGTTACCGTGATGGTTTTCGCTAAGCTTGGGCTTTATAGAGCTGTCTTACGATACTTAACCTTCCAAGCTCTGTTTGTTGTCACTGCTGGTGCTATAGTCTCTGCTTTATTGTTGGCAGTCCTAAGCTTTTACATGAGTGAGCCTTTCCCGCAGACTCTTCCAATTATCTACGGTGCGTTTTTATCTCTTTTGTGTGGCGGGCCTCGAGTCGTCGTACGTTCGTTAGTGGCTCAGAGTTACGCTAAAAAAAGTAAGGAAGTATTAATCTACGGAGCTGGGTCAGGAGGTCGGCAGCTTGCTATGGCGCTTCGTGGCTCTAGTGAATATCGGGTCCGAGCTTTTATAGACAAAGATCCCACATTGGCAAATACCGTCATTCTTGGTCTTCCTGTGATAGCACTAGAAGATGTGACGCCACTAATAAACAAACATGACGTATCGAAAGTGCTGCTCGCTATCCCTAGCGCGAGTCGTTCTCGTCGTAAGTTGATTCTAGATGAATTAGCTAAGTTGCCGGTTGAAGTGTTAACTGTTCCTGATATGACAGATATTGTTACCGGTAAAGCTAAAATTGATGAGCTGAAAGATGTTGCAATAGAAGACTTACTTGGTCGCGACCCTGTCGCACCCCAACAGATTTTGTTGGAAGCCAACATTAAAAGTAAAGTGGTTATGGTTACCGGTGCTGGAGGGTCTATCGGCTCTGAGTTGTGTCGACAGATTGTTATGCAGAACCCGAGCTCACTAGTACTGTTTGAGTTGTCTGAGTTTGGATTGTACCAAATCGACCGAGAGCTCAATCAGTTGAAAGTTGAACATGGTTTGACTTGCGAAATTATCCCTCTGCTTGGCTCTATCCAACGCCGTCACCGCATAGAAACCGCTATGAAGTCATTTGGAGTTCAGACGGTGTATCACGCAGCAGCGTACAAGCACGTTCCACTTGTTGAGTACAATGTAGTAGAAGGGGTTCGTAACAATGTTTATGGAACCTATCATACAGCATGCGCGGCTATCGAAGCTAGCGTTGAGTCTTTTGTATTGATCTCAACAGATAAAGCGGTTCGCCCGACAAATGTCATGGGTACGACAAAACGTATGGCTGAACTTGGCCTGCAAGCATTGGCAGAGCAAGAAAATAAGAAAACCAATGGAACGCGTTTCTGTATGGTGCGCTTTGGCAACGTGTTAGGTTCGTCAGGTTCGGTCATACCTCTGTTTAAGAAGCAAATTGCGGCAGGCGGTCCAGTTACGGTTACACATCCAGAAATTACTCGGTTCTTTATGACTATCCCAGAAGCAGCTCAACTTGTTATCCAAGCCGGTGCGATGGGTAAAGGTGGTGACGTTTTCGTGTTGGATATGGGCGAGTCGGTTAAAATTACCGACTTGGCGACTAATCTGATCCATTTGTCAGGTTTAGAGGTTAAATCCGAAGACAATCCTCACGGGGATATTGAAATTCAGTTTGCGGGCCTTCGTCCCGGAGAAAAACTCTATGAAGAGTTATTGATTGGCGATAACGTAAAAGAAACTGCTCACGAGCGTATTATGACCGCTCATGAAGTCTATCTTCCTTTACCTGAGTATGAAACGCTCCTCGATAAACTCGATTTTGCTTGCCATGCTGCTGATCATGACCGTATTAGGGAGCTATTATTAGAAGCTCCTGCGGGTTTTAATCCAACGGATGGTATTGGTGATCTTGTTTGGAATCACAACCAAATTTGTCAATTAGAGTTGGTCAAAGCTGACGATGCCGTGAATGCGTAA